A window of the Clostridium estertheticum genome harbors these coding sequences:
- a CDS encoding transposase zinc-binding domain-containing protein, with product MIEVQDIFQQYGTEYREKHKLTLAQLKAMSAIEKCRTSQLGGHIDKCESCGSTKISYNSCRNRHCPKCQNLAKERWVDSQKSNLLNVGYFHVVFTIPDTINLIVYQNQKELYTLLFKAVAETLTELASDKKYLGGTLGFTSILHTWGQNLMHHPHIHC from the coding sequence ATGATTGAAGTTCAAGATATTTTTCAACAATATGGTACAGAATATCGTGAAAAACATAAGCTTACACTTGCTCAACTAAAAGCTATGTCTGCAATTGAAAAATGTAGGACTTCCCAATTAGGTGGTCATATAGACAAATGTGAAAGCTGTGGAAGTACTAAGATTTCTTACAACTCTTGTCGCAATAGACACTGTCCTAAATGTCAAAATCTTGCTAAAGAACGTTGGGTTGACTCTCAGAAAAGTAATTTACTTAACGTTGGATACTTTCATGTTGTATTTACCATTCCAGATACCATAAATTTAATAGTATATCAAAATCAAAAGGAGCTATATACTCTTTTATTTAAAGCTGTCGCTGAAACTCTTACAGAATTAGCATCTGACAAAAAATATCTAGGTGGAACACTGGGATTTACCTCTATTTTACATACGTGGGGACAAAATCTTATGCACCATCCTCATATTCATTGT